One window of Saimiri boliviensis isolate mSaiBol1 chromosome 4, mSaiBol1.pri, whole genome shotgun sequence genomic DNA carries:
- the CCR6 gene encoding C-C chemokine receptor type 6 encodes MCEESVNGSDLDSPEDCFTSVNTTYYDSLDPENLLCSLQEVREFSRLFVPIAYSLICVFGLLGNILVVLTFAFYKKARSMTDVYLLNMAIADILFVLTLPFWAVNHATGAWVFSNAMCKLMKGIYAVNFNCGMLLLTCISVDRYMAIVQATKSFRLRSRTLPRSKVICLAVWGVSIIISSSAFIFNQKYNIQGSDVCEPNYQPVSEPVRWKLLMLGLELLFGFFIPLVFMIFCYMFIVKTLVQAQNSKRHKAIRVIIAVVLVFLACQIPHNMVLLVTAANLGKMNRSCQHEKRMGYTKTVTEVLAFLHCCLNPVLYAFIGQKFRNYFLKIMKDLWCARRKHKSPGFPCAGRYSETFVSRQTSETADNENASSFTM; translated from the exons ATGTGCGag GAATCAGTGAATGGTAGCGATTTAGACTCCCCTGAAGATTGTTTCACATCAGTCAATACGACATATTACGACTCACTTGATCCCGAAAACCTGCTGTGCTCCTTGCAGGAGGTCAGGGAGTTCTCCAGGCTGTTTGTACCCATCGCCTACTCCTTGATCTGTGTCTTTGGCCTCCTGGGGAATATTCTGGTGGTGCTCACCTTTGCTTTTTATAAGAAGGCTAGGTCTATGACAGATGTCTATCTCTTGAACATGGCCATTGCAGACATTCTCTTTGTTCTTACCCTCCCATTCTGGGCAGTGAATCACGCCACCGGTGCGTGGGTTTTCAGCAATGCCATGTGTAAGTTGATGAAAGGCATCTATGCCGTCAACTTCAACTGCGGGATGCTGCTCCTGACATGCATTAGCGTGGACCGGTACATGGCCATTGTACAGGCAACTAAGTCGTTCCGACTCCGATCCAGAACGCTACCTCGCAGCAAAGTCATCTGCCTTGCTGTGTGGGGAGTGTCGATCATCATCTCCAGCTCAGCTTTTATCTTCAACCAGAAATACAACATCCAAGGCAGCGACGTCTGTGAGCCCAACTACCAGCCTGTCTCGGAGCCCGTCAGGTGGAAGCTGCTGATGTTGGGGCTTGAGCTCCTCTTCGGTTTCTTTATCCCTTTGGTGttcatgatattttgttacatgttcATTGTCAAAACGTTGGTGCAAGCGCAGAATTCTAAAAGACACAAAGCCATCCGTGTGATCATAGCCGTGGTGCTTGTGTTTCTGGCTTGTCAGATTCCTCATAACATGGTCCTGCTTGTGACGGCTGCAAATTTGGGTAAAATGAACCGATCCTGCCAGCATGAAAAGCGAATGGGCTATACGAAAACCGTCACGGAAGTCCTGGCTTTCCTGCACTGCTGCCTGAACCCTGTGCTCTATGCTTTCATTGGGCAGAAGTTCAGAAATTACTTTCTGAAGATCATGAAGGACCTGTGGTGTGCGAGAAGGAAGCACAAGTCCCCAGGCTTCCCCTGTGCCGGCAGGTACTCAGAAACCTTCGTCTCCCGGCAGACCAGCGAGACTGCAGATAACGAGAACGCGTCCTCCTTCACGATGTGA